The genomic interval TCTTGACAATTGCATTAAGAACACATTATTTCTGTGCCATTTCAGTCACGTCAGCGGCGCGGCCCGCTTTTTCATATAATGACTGCATTCTGAACATTTAAAGGTATTGCCATGAGCGACGTACAAACGTGGATCAAAGAAACCGTGACAGCAAATCCGGTGGTGTTATTCATGAAGGGCACAGCACAATTTCCACAGTGCGGTTTTTCTGGTCGCGCCATCCAACTGCTGAAAGCCAACGGCGCGGAAAACATTGTGACGATTAATGTACTGGAAGATCCGACAGTGCGCCAGGGCATCAAAGACTATTCGAACTGGCCTACTGTCCCGCAACTGTACGTTAAAGGTGAGTTCATCGGCGGCTCAGACATCATGAATGAAATGCATGAGTCCGGCGAACTGAAAACTTTGCTGACCGCCTGAAAGGGCTCTCGGTGTCAGACGCATCCCGACAGCAGCCAAAGCCTCCACCCGCACCGCATCACGCATCACGTCGGCTAATCGTTGCCATCACTGGCGCGACGGGGGTTGCTTACGGCGTGCGGCTGTTGCAATTTTTGCGCGAAATCCCGGAAATCGAATCCCATTTGATGATCTCCGATGCTGGCGTGCTGAATTTGCATCAGGAGCTGGATATGCGTCGCAAAGAGGTGGAGGCATTGGCCGATGTCACGCACAACGTGCGCGATATTGGCGCATCTATTGCCAGCGGTTCGTTTCAGTCAGACGGCATGATCGTCGCTCCATGTTCGATGAAAACATTGGCCGCAGTCGCGAATGGTCTGTCGGATAATCTGATTACGCGAGCAGCCGATGTCGTCTTGAAAGAACGCCGTCGGCTAACGCTGATGGTGCGCGAAACGCCATTTAATCTGGCACATTTGCGGAATATGACGAGTGTCACCGAAATGGGCGGAATCATTTTTCCACCGCTGCCGGGCTTTTATCACCGTCCTAAAAGTATCAACGAAATGATCGATCACACCGTCGGGCGCGTGCTAGACCTGTATGGAATTGCGCACACGCTGACGCCGCGTTGGAGCGGCATGAAGGCAGACAGCTAATCTGCAGGCAGAGAGCCGTTCCCGCCTGCCTTCAAGACAAAATTACCGCGCCCATCAATCAGCGACTATGACGTCCAGCTAACCACGCATTGCGCGTGGCCACTGCTGTGTCCGGTCCCTGCATCGCGTTCAAACCCAGTTGCGGCGTCGTATCGGCAAGCAATTTCACACTAAAAATCAATAATTCATCGCGCCGAAATGCGTGCACCGTTACCGTATCGCCGACACGATAACGCCCAAATATCACGTCCAAATTGGCCGTCACGCGTACACCGTCCAGCGCCATCAACACATCGCCAGCAGACAATCCCGCCCGATGCGCAGCGCCGCCCTCATACACGTTGAGCAACTTGCACTCAGCACCACCACGCGTCGTGCGCGCACCCAAGCCGGGCTTCACTGCTTTGCGCTCATCGGCAATCGTCACACCAGCGGACGCCAACAGTTTTTCCAATGGAAGATCATCCGTACCGCGTACATAGCGATCAAAAAACCGCTTCAATTTTAATCCGGTCACCGCATCAAACAACGCCTCAACCGCGGCTTCCGTCACGCCACGTCCAGCGGTGTCGTTAGTCGCATAAAAATCGCGACCATATTTTTGCCACAACACACGCATCACGTCGTCCAGCGATTTCTTGTTTTTAGTCTCGCTACGGATCGTCAAATCCAAGGCCAACGCCACGAGCGACCCTTTGGTGTAGTAACTGACGATAGCGTTAGGCGCGTTTTCATCCTGACGATAGTATTTAACCCAGGCATCAAAGCTGGATTCCGCCACACTTTGTTTACCCCGACCACTGCCGAGCAAGACGCCATTGATCGTCTTTGTTACCAGCTTCAGATATTCCGCCTGATCGATCAAGCCGCAACGAAACAACATCAAGTCATCGTAATAACTGGTAAAACCCTCAAACAACCATAACAACGATGTGTAATTTTCGACTTGCAAATCATACGGCGCAAACGCGGCTGGCTTGATCCGCTTCACATTCCACGTATGAAAATACTCATGGCTGCAAAGACCGAGGAAAGTACGATAGCCATCGCTGCATTCCGGCTGGCCCTTCACCGGCAGATCAGCCCGAGCGCAAATCAGCGCCGTCGATGCGCGATGTTCAAGACCACCATAACCGTCGCCGACTGCCAGCGTCAAAAACACATAACGCTGCATCGGTGCCTGTCTGGCAAATTTACTTCCGGCGGGCTCAAAGAATGCAATTTGCGTCTCACAAATCTTTTTCAGATCGGCACTCAAGCGCACCATATCCAGATTCGGCACATTGCCGGTAATCGCAATCTCATGCGGCACGCCATGCGCCTTAAAAGTGGCGAGTTGAAACGTGCCCATTTCGACAGGATGATCGATCAACTCATCGTAATTAGCCGCAACATACGTCCCAACAGCACCACGCCCGGCGCGCAAGGTCGGCAATGCCGTTGCGATCCGCCATTGATCGTACTCAGCACCCTGCGGTCGTTGAATATCCACTACATGCGATGCATTTTCATGACCAACCACGCGTAAAAATACGCTGGTGCCGTTAAAAAAACCATGCGTCTGATCCAGATGCGCAGCGCGCACCGACAAATCCCATGCATACACTTGGTAGTGCAACGTCAGCGGCCCATCGCAAGGTGCGGCTTGCCAAGAATGTTTGTCGAGTTTTTTGAGAGGAATCGTCCGACCATTTGATTCGCCCCGAATCTGCACAATATGGCGCGCAAATTCGCGGATCATATAACTACCGGGTATCCACGCTGGCAGCGCCACAATTTGTCCGACCGCCGCTGGCGCAGCGATCTGCAACGTCACCGCAAACAAGTGCGCCGCAGGATCTGCCGCGACGATGCTGTAATGCACAGCGCCATTGCCGCCAACTGCCTGAGAACTGGTATTTTTCAACGATTTCCCGAGCGCTTTAATCGGTTTAACAGCCTTAAGACGCGCCTTGGAAACCGCTTTGACGCCGCCTTTGGCAACCTGCTTTTGGACAGACTTAGGCAGGGATTTAACACCAGCCTTTGCAGTAGGTTTTACGGCAGATTTTTGACTAGATTTAGGCACTAAAATTTCCTCTCACACCGGCAGCAAGCATCGCCAACACCATGGCGCCAACCGCTACACAGGTTAACTTATAGCGCAATTCCGTGAACCAGCCTGGCAAACCGTACCAGACGAACAAGCGCTTATCAACCTGATATGCAGCAATAAATCCAAGGATCAATAAAGTATAGCCATACGCAAAAAATAAGGTCGAAAACCATGCAATCGTGGTCGGCATAATGCCCCAGATCAACGCTTTTTTGGTCCGCTCAGCAGACAAATCCGCCCGCAGCACCATTGCACCCCAATGAATCCCGCCCAAAAACGATAAAACCGCCACGCCATAGGCCATCTGGCCACGAATAAAATCACCTATCCAGTCAGGGCTAGCAAACCAGCAGCCTAACGTCAATAATACAAAAGGAATCAATCCAGCGTAGCCGAGGATAAGGATCAGGCGTTTATTTAGGAAGTGTGGATTCATCGCAGAAGATAGACCGGTTAGTGAAGCAAGGCGTTAAAAAACCGCTAGTCTAGCGGCATCCGCACAAACCCGTATCGGCCTTGGTCATTTGCCAACTGCGCGAGACCTCAATCGGCGCATTACGGCTTATGAATGTGGTATATCGGCGACGGTATCGATATCCTGATGGATGCCCGGATCGTCCACCGCGACCTCTGTCACCGGAAACTGTTGCAGCAGACTGCGTGCGCCCTGATCGCCGCGCAACTGCAATAAGCGCGATAAATGATGACGACTGAAAGCCACCGGATTACCGCGCCGCTGATTAAAAACCGGCACCGCGATATCAGCGCCCTGCTCCAACGCAGTTTTCAACGCCACCAGCGTAGCAACCTGTACATAGGGCATATCGCCCAAAGCAATCACCCATCCGGCAGCGTTCGCCGTTTGCTTCAAGCCACATACCAGCGTCGCCGCCATCCCATCATCCGCATCGGCACAGGTCAGCAAAACACTGCCATCGCATTGTTGCGCCAATTGCATCGTTGCCGCTGGCGTATCGGATCGACAAACGACGTAGGTTGGCGAGCAAGCGCGCAGATTTTTCGCCGCGCTTGCCAGAACAGTCTGGCCGTCAGGCAGAAATTGCAGTAATTTGCTTTGTTTTCCGCTCGGATCAAATCGACGCCCGCGCCCGGCAGCCAGCAAAATACCAACTATTTGTTCTGAGGAGTGGGGATGCATAAGAGTTTAGCGGTGGGGCTTTATCGCCATATAACGTTATTGCCCCACCACCGCTTCGCCGCTAAAAAATGTTTTATCTTATTTAACAGTCGCAAATTTGGCTTCGAGCGCCTTGGCATCGATAAAGCCGGGAATGCGTGAGCCATCGGTAAAGATAATCGTCGGAGTGCCGGTCACATTCAGTTTCTGCCCCAGCGCCAACACTTTATCGTTCGGCGTATCGACGCAGCTTGAAGCGGCCGTCGCTGGTATTTTGCCGTTTATCATCCAGTCGTCCCAAGCTTTATGACGATCAGCGCTACACCAGACATTTTTAGACTTGATAGAAGAGTCCGGGGCCAGAATGTTGTACATAAATGTATACACCGTGGTGTTATCGACCTCTTGCAGCGTCTTGCGGAATTTTTTGCAATAACCGCAGTTTGGATCTTCAAAGACCGCAATAACGCGCTTGCCATTACCCTTCACCACCTTTATCGCCTGATCGAGTGGCAAATCAGAAAATTTCACCTTGCTGATTTCATCCATGCGTTCCTTGGTGAAATCGCGTGAACTATCCGCATCCAGAATCCGGCCTACAAACATGTATTTAGCCTGAGCATCGGTGTAAAAAATATCCTTGCCGACGCGCACCTCAAACATCCCCAGATAAGGTGTTTTAGTCACTTGGTCGACTTTAACGCCGTCGCCTAAACGCGGCTCCATTAATTTTTTTACATTTGCTTCCTGGGGCGTTTCGGCGATTGCCGCTGTCGTTACCATCCCTATCATCGCCACCAACAATAGTGGCTTTAAATAACTATTCCAAACTTGCATTACAACTCCCTTAATTTTTTTCCACTGTGCGGCCAAAAGCATGGCCCATTAATCGTCGCTTTAAGACCGGAAGTTTATCCAGCAAGTTCAATCCAGCATTTCGCACCAGGCGCAACGGCCCGATATCAAGCCCAAATAACCGCTCAAGACCGTCTGTCGCCACCTGCATCAACAAAATTTCTTCCTTGCGTGAGCGTGCGTAACGCGCCAATACTGTCGCATCGCCGCAATCGCGATGCGGGCCGCGCTCACTTAATACCTTAATCAGTGCCACGACATCGCCAAATCCCAGATTCATTCCATGCCCTGCCAGCGGATGGATAACATGCGCCGCATCGCCAATCAACGCCACACGCGGTGCGACCAGCGCATGGCTGCGGATCAATGACAATGGAAAATTCTGTACGATTTCCGGCTGCAACGGTTGTAATTGCCCTAACTGCTCACCAGCCAGCACCGACAACCGCACTGCCAACTCAGTCAGCGACTCACCCAGCAACGTCGCCGCCAACGCCTCTGGCGCAGACCACACCAGCGATACGCGCTTGCCCGGCAATGGCAATAAAGCAACGATCCCCTCTTCGGCCGTAAACCATTGATGCGCCACATCATGATGCGGCCGTTCGATCTCAAAGTTAGCAACGATGGCACGCTGATGATACGCCCGATAGTCGATTCCGATTTCGCATTGATTGCGAACCCACGATTGCGCACCGTCGGCACCGACCAACAACGCGGATTTCAGGACGGCGCCATCTTCCAGCTGCAACGTAGCGCCATCGGCATCGACCGTCATTTGCTGCGCACGGCCATATACCACGCGCACGTTATGCGCAAATTTCAGCGCCGCATCGAGCGCCTGATTCAAATTGCGATCTTCAACAATCCAAGCCAGCGCATTGGTCCGGGCACTAAAAGCATCAAAGTTGATCTTGCCAGCAGCGGCGTCCGCGCCACCTTTTACCAGCATGCTTTCCACCGGCGCGACCCGACTAGCATCCAGCGCATCCCAGACCTTCAGTCCAGACAGCAAACTTCGCGCCACATGATTTAACGCATACACCCGCGTATCCCATGCGCCAGAAACGTCATCGGGACGACTCGCGCCTTTCAACGGTGCACCTAATAAGGTGACGGAAAGACCGGCCTGCGCCAATCCCAACGCCGCAACCTTACCGACCGCGCCGTTGCCGACGATACAAATATCACTACGAGAAACATTTCGCGAAGAAATAGAAAGCGTACTTTGCGCCGCTAAACCAGCGCCGACGCTCTTGGAGGGGGGTCTGAAATCATTCATGAATGCATTATAACGACTACTAATTCAAAAAAAACACATAAGGGGTTTGCTAATTCAAAATGTCTTGCTATAATTCCGCTCCTTGGCCTGGTAGCTCAGTCGGTAGAGCAGAGGATTGAAAATCCTTGTGTCGGTGGTTCGATTCCGCCCCGGGCCACCAAGAAATGGTAGGACTATCAAAGGATTACACGCTTCGGCTTGTAATCCTTTTTTGTTTTCAGCTGCGATTTGCTGTTTATCTCAGCCGATATACAAATTCTTGCGTAGCTATGAGTGATTTTAAATCTTGCTGCGCCGACTTAAGGTGAGAATTCTTAGCCCATCAGTGATCAGCCTTATCCAGTTCAGCAAATACCTCGTCGGCGTCACAAAATGTGCCTTGCGCAATTTCACGATTATTTAACGCCAAAATTTTTAGCAGTGCGCGCGTTTCTTCTTGCCATTTGATATATTTGCACGACGCCAAAGATTTAACTGGCTTGTCCGAACCGGCAATGCGCAGATTTTCCGCATTGCTTGCAATCACCGACCGCTCTCTCGTGAATAAGTCAGCTATTGTTTTTGCGTCAGCCAAAGGCTTTCGCCGTTAAGTCGAACAGAAACGTGTCCACCGTCTGCCGGTTCATAAATGATTCTTTCGCTCATTGCGTTTTGATTTTTTTCAAAATGTTCAATAAATTTAACGTTGAATTTGCTTTCAAGATATGCCGACACCCAGGCACGGTATAGTTCAATATGAAAAATTTTATATGAAGCTATTCAGATGAAACCAAAAACTGCGCATGTTTCACGCTTCTTAGCTTCTTAGTATCCGGTTTGACCGACCGTACGATGAATCGCAGCGAACTAAATCAAGAAACAGCAAAAATCCCTGACTTATAGGCACAATTCTTCTCTAGCGGGACTGCAGACAAGGCTCCCAACCGTCTGCCTAACTCGCCGATTTTTGGGGTGTACTCGACTTGTGATTCTGATGCGAACGGTTTTTACGGAGGAAAAGATAGGGATTTTCTTTAACCTCCCAAAGCCATTATCGCCAATCACTGATTCTTAATCTTGCGCCAAAGCGTCGTCCGACTAATCCCAAGATATTTCGCCGCGGCTTCACGGTTTCCATCGAAACGCGCCAATATTTGCACAATGCTTTCAGCGGTTTGTGGCGCAATGTTTGTTGTCACTGCCGCGATTGCTGGCGCTGGCAATGCGACCTGAACAAATTCCGGCGCAACGCTAATAATGAACGCCGGTGACAAAGCCTGCAGCGGTTCGGCGGCGAGGAACAACGCCAGTCGTTCCATCAAATTACGTACTTCGCGCACATTGCCCGGCCACGCATAAGCGCTGAGCAGCGGTGCGCAGGTAACGATTTCGGCGTGCAGATCGGGATGCGGGCGGGCGCCCAAAGCGGCCAGTGCTTTTTTCAAGCACCATTCGGCCAAGGCGATCAGATCATCAGGACGGTCACGCAACGCTGGCAGCGTCAAACGCAATACCGCTAAGCGATAAAACAAGTCAGCGCGGAAACGGCCTTCGCGTATGCGCTGCTCCAGGTCGCAATGGGTGGCGCTGACGATCCGTACATCGACGGGAATCGGCCGCGTTCCGCCCACTCGGACTACTTCGCGTTCTTCTAAAACACGCAGCAAACGCGTTTGTAGCGTCAACGGCATTTCGCCGATTTCATCCAGAAACAGCGTGCCGCGATGGGCTGCTTCGAACAGTCCGGCATGGCCGCCGCGCCGCGAGCCGGTGAATGCGCCGTCTTCATAGCCGAACAATTCAGACTCCAGCAGCGACTCTGCAATCGCACCGCAATTGACTGCGACAAATGGCCGGTTGCCTAGCATCGTGCGGGGATTTTCACGGTGAATTGCTTGCGCGACCAGTTCCTTGCCGGTCCCGGTTTCGCCCTGAATCAGCACGGTTGCCTGCGATTTGGCGTACAGCACAATCGATTGACGCAGGTTTTCCATCGCCAGAGAATCGCCGCGCAAATCGTTGATGCCATGTTTAGCGCGCAGCGTATCGACCACCGGCGCGGAGATAGTCCGACTGCGACTG from Glaciimonas sp. PCH181 carries:
- the grxD gene encoding Grx4 family monothiol glutaredoxin, giving the protein MSDVQTWIKETVTANPVVLFMKGTAQFPQCGFSGRAIQLLKANGAENIVTINVLEDPTVRQGIKDYSNWPTVPQLYVKGEFIGGSDIMNEMHESGELKTLLTA
- a CDS encoding UbiX family flavin prenyltransferase — its product is MSDASRQQPKPPPAPHHASRRLIVAITGATGVAYGVRLLQFLREIPEIESHLMISDAGVLNLHQELDMRRKEVEALADVTHNVRDIGASIASGSFQSDGMIVAPCSMKTLAAVANGLSDNLITRAADVVLKERRRLTLMVRETPFNLAHLRNMTSVTEMGGIIFPPLPGFYHRPKSINEMIDHTVGRVLDLYGIAHTLTPRWSGMKADS
- a CDS encoding M61 family metallopeptidase, yielding MHYSIVAADPAAHLFAVTLQIAAPAAVGQIVALPAWIPGSYMIREFARHIVQIRGESNGRTIPLKKLDKHSWQAAPCDGPLTLHYQVYAWDLSVRAAHLDQTHGFFNGTSVFLRVVGHENASHVVDIQRPQGAEYDQWRIATALPTLRAGRGAVGTYVAANYDELIDHPVEMGTFQLATFKAHGVPHEIAITGNVPNLDMVRLSADLKKICETQIAFFEPAGSKFARQAPMQRYVFLTLAVGDGYGGLEHRASTALICARADLPVKGQPECSDGYRTFLGLCSHEYFHTWNVKRIKPAAFAPYDLQVENYTSLLWLFEGFTSYYDDLMLFRCGLIDQAEYLKLVTKTINGVLLGSGRGKQSVAESSFDAWVKYYRQDENAPNAIVSYYTKGSLVALALDLTIRSETKNKKSLDDVMRVLWQKYGRDFYATNDTAGRGVTEAAVEALFDAVTGLKLKRFFDRYVRGTDDLPLEKLLASAGVTIADERKAVKPGLGARTTRGGAECKLLNVYEGGAAHRAGLSAGDVLMALDGVRVTANLDVIFGRYRVGDTVTVHAFRRDELLIFSVKLLADTTPQLGLNAMQGPDTAVATRNAWLAGRHSR
- a CDS encoding DUF3429 domain-containing protein — encoded protein: MNPHFLNKRLILILGYAGLIPFVLLTLGCWFASPDWIGDFIRGQMAYGVAVLSFLGGIHWGAMVLRADLSAERTKKALIWGIMPTTIAWFSTLFFAYGYTLLILGFIAAYQVDKRLFVWYGLPGWFTELRYKLTCVAVGAMVLAMLAAGVRGNFSA
- a CDS encoding NTP transferase domain-containing protein translates to MHPHSSEQIVGILLAAGRGRRFDPSGKQSKLLQFLPDGQTVLASAAKNLRACSPTYVVCRSDTPAATMQLAQQCDGSVLLTCADADDGMAATLVCGLKQTANAAGWVIALGDMPYVQVATLVALKTALEQGADIAVPVFNQRRGNPVAFSRHHLSRLLQLRGDQGARSLLQQFPVTEVAVDDPGIHQDIDTVADIPHS
- a CDS encoding DsbC family protein: MIGMVTTAAIAETPQEANVKKLMEPRLGDGVKVDQVTKTPYLGMFEVRVGKDIFYTDAQAKYMFVGRILDADSSRDFTKERMDEISKVKFSDLPLDQAIKVVKGNGKRVIAVFEDPNCGYCKKFRKTLQEVDNTTVYTFMYNILAPDSSIKSKNVWCSADRHKAWDDWMINGKIPATAASSCVDTPNDKVLALGQKLNVTGTPTIIFTDGSRIPGFIDAKALEAKFATVK
- a CDS encoding UbiH/UbiF family hydroxylase; the encoded protein is MNDFRPPSKSVGAGLAAQSTLSISSRNVSRSDICIVGNGAVGKVAALGLAQAGLSVTLLGAPLKGASRPDDVSGAWDTRVYALNHVARSLLSGLKVWDALDASRVAPVESMLVKGGADAAAGKINFDAFSARTNALAWIVEDRNLNQALDAALKFAHNVRVVYGRAQQMTVDADGATLQLEDGAVLKSALLVGADGAQSWVRNQCEIGIDYRAYHQRAIVANFEIERPHHDVAHQWFTAEEGIVALLPLPGKRVSLVWSAPEALAATLLGESLTELAVRLSVLAGEQLGQLQPLQPEIVQNFPLSLIRSHALVAPRVALIGDAAHVIHPLAGHGMNLGFGDVVALIKVLSERGPHRDCGDATVLARYARSRKEEILLMQVATDGLERLFGLDIGPLRLVRNAGLNLLDKLPVLKRRLMGHAFGRTVEKN
- a CDS encoding prevent-host-death protein — its product is MADAKTIADLFTRERSVIASNAENLRIAGSDKPVKSLASCKYIKWQEETRALLKILALNNREIAQGTFCDADEVFAELDKADH
- the prpR gene encoding propionate catabolism operon regulatory protein PrpR gives rise to the protein MSPPSPPRRDATDPNHTPVIWTVSVSRLSDLFRDITLEYDDRAIIEPIHLGFDEAARHIRERMETERCDAVIAAGSNGAYLKSRLSVPVVIANASGFDVLQALSRARQITPDIGIITYQSTMPALREFQKAFGFKIEQRNYATEEDARAQINELKARGIKAIVGAGLITDLAEEAGLAAVFVYSAASIRQAFDDALEIARLAQLEASRSRSRTISAPVVDTLRAKHGINDLRGDSLAMENLRQSIVLYAKSQATVLIQGETGTGKELVAQAIHRENPRTMLGNRPFVAVNCGAIAESLLESELFGYEDGAFTGSRRGGHAGLFEAAHRGTLFLDEIGEMPLTLQTRLLRVLEEREVVRVGGTRPIPVDVRIVSATHCDLEQRIREGRFRADLFYRLAVLRLTLPALRDRPDDLIALAEWCLKKALAALGARPHPDLHAEIVTCAPLLSAYAWPGNVREVRNLMERLALFLAAEPLQALSPAFIISVAPEFVQVALPAPAIAAVTTNIAPQTAESIVQILARFDGNREAAAKYLGISRTTLWRKIKNQ